One stretch of Elephas maximus indicus isolate mEleMax1 chromosome 22, mEleMax1 primary haplotype, whole genome shotgun sequence DNA includes these proteins:
- the NEFL gene encoding neurofilament light polypeptide has protein sequence MSSFSYEPYYSTSYKRRYVETPRVHISSVRSGYSTARSAYSSYSAPVSSSLSVRRSYSSSSSSLMPSLESLDLSQVAAISNDLKSIRTQEKAQLQDLNDRFASFIERVHELEQQNKVLEAELLVLRQKHSEPSRFRALYEQEIRDLRLAAEDATNEKQALQGEREGLEETLRNLQARYEEEMLSREDAEGRLMEARKGADEAALARAELEKRIDSLMDEISFLKKVHEEEIAELQAQIQYAQISVEMDVSTKPDLSAALKDIRAQYEKLAAKNMQNAEEWFKSRFTVLTESAAKNTDAVRAAKDEVSESRRLLKAKTLEIEACRGMNEALEKQLQELEDKQNADISAMQDTINKLENELRTTKSEMARYLKEYQDLLNVKMALDIEIAAYRKLLEGEETRLSFTSVGSITSGYTQSSQVFGRSAYGGLQTSSYLMSARSFPTYYTSHVQEEQIEVEETIEAAKAEEAKDEPPSEGEAEEEEKEKEEAEQEEGAEEEEAAKEESEEAKEEGEEGGEGKEGEETKEAEEEEKKDEGAEEEQATKKKD, from the exons ATGAGTTCTTTCAGCTACGAGCCGTACTACTCAACCTCTTACAAGAGGCGGTATGTGGAGACGCCCCGGGTGCACATCTCCAGCGTGCGCAGCGGCTACAGCACCGCGCGCTCCGCTTACTCCAGCTACTCCGCGCCGGTGTCCTCCTCGCTGTCCGTGCGCCGCAGTTACTCGTCCAGCTCCAGCTCCTTGATGCCCAGCCTGGAGAGCCTCGACCTGAGCCAGGTAGCCGCCATCAGCAACGACCTGAAGTCGATCCGGACACAGGAGAAGGCACAGCTGCAGGACCTCAACGACCGCTTCGCCAGCTTCATCGAGCGCGTGCACGAGCTGGAGCAGCAGAACAAGGTCCTGGAAGCCGAGCTGCTGGTGCTGCGCCAGAAGCACTCCGAGCCCTCCCGCTTCCGGGCGCTGTACGAGCAAGAGATCCGCGACCTGCGCCTAGCGGCGGAAGACGCCACCAACGAGAAGCAGGCCCTCCAGGGTGAGCGCGAAGGGCTGGAGGAGACTCTGCGCAACCTGCAGGCGCGCTATGAAGAGGAGATGTTGAGCCGCGAGGACGCGGAGGGCCGGCTGATGGAGGCGCGCAAAGGCGCCGACGAGGCGGCTCTCGCCCGCGCAGAGCTCGAAAAGCGCATCGACAGCCTGATGGACGAAATCTCTTTCCTGAAGAAAGTGCACGAAGAGGAGATCGCTGAGCTGCAGGCTCAGATCCAGTACGCGCAGATCTCCGTGGAGATGGACGTGTCCACCAAGCCCGACCTCTCTGCAGCGCTCAAGGACATCCGCGCACAGTACGAGAAGCTGGCCGCCAAGAACATGCAGAATGCCGAAGAGTGGTTCAAGAGTCGCTTCACGGTGCTGACCGAGAGCGCCGCGAAGAATACTGACGCCGTGCGCGCCGCCAAGGACGAGGTGTCCGAGAGCCGCCGCCTGCTCAAGGCCAAGACCCTGGAGATCGAAGCATGCCGGGGCATGAACGAAGCGCTGGAGAAGCAGCTGCAGGAGCTGGAGGACAAACAGAACGCTGACATTAGTGCTATGCAG gacacaatcaacaaattagaaaatgaactgagaacCACGAAGAGTGAAATGGCACGATACCTGAAAGAATACCAGGATCTCCTCAACGTGAAGATGGCTTTGGATATTGAGATTGCAGCTTACAG GAAACTCTTGGAAGGTGAGGAGACCCGGCTCAGTTTCACCAGCGTGGGAAGCATAACCAGTGGCTATACCCAGAGTTCCCAGGTCTTCGGCCGATCTGCCTACGGTGGTTTACAGACCAGTTCCTACCTGATGTCCGCCCGCTCCTTCCCAACTTACTACACCAGCCATGTCCAGGAAGAGCAGATCGAGGTGGAGGAGACCATTGAGGCAGCTAAAGCTGAGGAGGCCAAGGATGAACCCCCTTCTGAAGGAGAAGctgaagaggaggagaaggagaaggaagaggctgAGCAAGAGGAGGGAGCAGAGGAGGAAGAAG ctgcCAAGGAAGAATCTGAAGAAgcaaaggaggaaggagaagaaggaggtgaaggcaaagaaggagaagaaaccaaagaagctgaagaggaagagaaaaaagatgAAGGTGCAGAGGAGGAGCAAGCAACCAAGAAGAAAGATTGA